A window of Campylobacter lari subsp. lari contains these coding sequences:
- the nusB gene encoding transcription antitermination factor NusB: MATRHQVRQSIVSLLYAAQLNQENKDFINEFLDEKKIRNDQRKFTLDLYNGINEQLALLDEKINECLKEHKLDGVASIEKAILRLGAYEILFTSTQKAIIINEAIELAKEMAGDNAPKFINGVLDKINKEVQ; encoded by the coding sequence ATGGCTACTAGACACCAAGTAAGACAAAGTATTGTTTCTTTGCTTTATGCAGCACAGTTAAATCAAGAAAATAAAGATTTTATCAATGAATTTTTAGATGAGAAAAAAATTCGTAATGACCAAAGAAAATTCACTCTAGATTTGTATAATGGTATTAATGAGCAACTTGCTTTGCTTGATGAGAAAATTAATGAGTGCTTAAAAGAGCATAAGTTAGATGGAGTAGCTAGTATAGAAAAGGCCATTTTGCGTTTGGGTGCTTATGAGATTTTATTTACTTCTACACAAAAAGCGATTATTATTAATGAGGCCATAGAGCTTGCAAAAGAAATGGCAGGGGATAATGCTCCTAAATTTATCAATGGGGTACTAGATAAAATCAACAAGGAAGTGCAATGA
- a CDS encoding META domain-containing protein, with the protein MKKIIALSIASLAVFSGCSVTNLSVDDLQNKEFTISSYEANGKSYELPQNTKTSISFDNKDKRLFGTAGCNRFFGNYKDQGSSIKIEDNLASTKMLCDQESMKFEDNFLRYFNGEFKIISDDEGIILENKKMKVYLK; encoded by the coding sequence ATGAAAAAAATAATCGCATTAAGCATAGCAAGCTTAGCTGTTTTTAGTGGGTGTTCTGTGACAAATTTAAGTGTTGATGATTTACAAAATAAAGAATTTACCATAAGTTCTTATGAAGCAAATGGAAAAAGCTACGAGCTTCCTCAAAATACAAAAACAAGTATTAGTTTTGACAATAAAGACAAAAGGCTTTTTGGAACAGCAGGATGCAATAGATTTTTTGGAAATTATAAAGATCAAGGAAGTAGCATAAAAATAGAAGACAATCTTGCTTCAACAAAAATGCTTTGCGATCAAGAATCTATGAAATTTGAAGACAATTTCCTAAGATACTTTAATGGAGAATTTAAAATCATTAGTGATGATGAAGGAATTATTTTAGAAAATAAAAAAATGAAAGTTTATTTAAAATAA
- a CDS encoding methyl-accepting chemotaxis protein, which produces MFKSIGAKISLAMISTLLISFIIMQIILQKDSQQTTDRISRANLDTLSTSVFQTLRMAMNLGDPAIIEQAIKDAGEIEGIKDIKIYPSKSTIELFEMQKYAKSDENIINEQFNKPEIKAVEINNNQGHYLRLIRPLIANESCLACHANAKEGDVLGVMDMYNDLKHIDDDLANSAKTYIIIFSVALLFTVFAVLYILKIVVGNPVLDLLKHAKELASGDGDLRARINIKSTDEIGKACTYINQFIEKIQNAVISTNENSQMVDKQSKLLNTNALDLANRTKEGHTKTDESYHLSEQIHTELQDLAELSNNANKANTKSFEVLNTMLDSLNQVVDKVRVVAENEDVLSQKVEVMEKQAEEIKKASDMMGEIADKTNLLSLNAGIEAARAGEFGRGFSVIAEDVRNLAQSSEEFLKNIAIVTKQLVDSINEVSKELKYNAKEINSLNQDAKDLVEGTNEVKVCNENARDLANACMQKISSTQETLQSLLDKMQETVKLSDKNEEISKILLDVAHELNVVCQNLEDELKHFHV; this is translated from the coding sequence ATGTTTAAAAGCATAGGTGCAAAGATATCTTTAGCAATGATTTCTACATTGCTAATTAGTTTTATTATTATGCAAATTATCTTGCAAAAAGATTCTCAGCAAACGACCGATAGAATCAGTCGTGCAAATTTAGACACCTTAAGCACTTCTGTTTTTCAAACATTAAGAATGGCGATGAATTTAGGTGATCCTGCCATTATAGAACAAGCTATAAAAGATGCTGGAGAAATTGAAGGTATAAAAGATATTAAAATTTATCCTTCAAAGAGCACAATTGAACTTTTTGAAATGCAAAAATATGCAAAAAGCGATGAAAATATCATCAATGAACAATTTAACAAGCCAGAAATTAAAGCAGTTGAGATTAATAACAATCAAGGACATTATCTAAGACTTATACGCCCATTAATCGCTAATGAAAGTTGCTTAGCTTGTCATGCTAATGCTAAAGAAGGTGATGTTTTGGGTGTTATGGATATGTATAATGACTTAAAACATATAGATGATGATTTGGCAAATTCAGCTAAAACTTACATTATAATTTTTAGTGTAGCTTTACTTTTTACTGTTTTTGCTGTGCTTTATATTTTAAAAATTGTTGTTGGCAATCCTGTTTTAGATCTTTTAAAACATGCTAAAGAATTAGCTAGCGGTGATGGAGATTTACGCGCAAGAATCAACATAAAAAGCACTGATGAGATAGGCAAAGCTTGTACCTACATCAACCAATTTATTGAAAAAATTCAAAATGCGGTGATTTCTACTAATGAAAATTCTCAAATGGTAGATAAACAATCTAAGCTTTTAAATACCAATGCGCTTGATCTAGCAAATAGAACAAAAGAAGGACATACAAAAACTGATGAATCTTATCATTTAAGTGAACAAATTCATACAGAGTTACAAGATCTTGCCGAGCTTTCAAACAATGCAAATAAAGCCAATACAAAATCTTTTGAAGTTTTAAATACTATGCTTGATTCATTAAATCAGGTAGTGGATAAAGTAAGAGTTGTTGCAGAAAATGAAGATGTTTTATCTCAAAAAGTTGAAGTTATGGAAAAACAAGCAGAAGAGATCAAAAAAGCTTCTGATATGATGGGAGAAATTGCTGATAAAACTAATCTTTTATCATTAAATGCAGGTATTGAAGCTGCTCGTGCTGGAGAATTTGGTCGTGGTTTTTCAGTTATCGCTGAAGATGTAAGAAATCTTGCTCAAAGTTCAGAAGAATTTTTAAAAAATATTGCTATTGTTACCAAGCAATTAGTGGATAGTATTAATGAAGTTTCTAAAGAACTAAAATATAATGCTAAAGAAATTAATTCTTTAAATCAAGACGCAAAAGATCTGGTAGAAGGAACCAATGAAGTAAAAGTTTGCAATGAAAATGCAAGAGACTTAGCAAATGCTTGTATGCAAAAAATCTCAAGCACACAAGAAACTTTACAGTCTTTACTTGATAAAATGCAAGAAACGGTAAAATTAAGTGATAAAAATGAAGAAATTTCAAAAATTTTACTTGATGTTGCCCATGAGTTAAATGTAGTTTGTCAAAATTTAGAAGATGAATTAAAACATTTTCATGTATAA
- the ribH gene encoding 6,7-dimethyl-8-ribityllumazine synthase, with protein sequence MKIIEGNLSLKGDEKIAIINARFNHIITDRLVEGAKDAFLRHGGKEENLSLILVPGAFEIPFALKQACESKKFDGICCVGAVIRGSTPHFDYVAAETTKGIASVGLGANVPVSFGVLTTDTLEQAIERAGSKAGNKGFEAMLTVVEMLNLIQKIKA encoded by the coding sequence ATGAAGATAATAGAAGGAAATTTAAGCTTAAAAGGTGATGAGAAAATTGCAATTATTAACGCAAGATTTAATCATATTATCACAGATCGTTTGGTTGAGGGTGCTAAAGATGCATTTTTAAGACACGGGGGCAAGGAAGAGAACTTAAGTCTTATTTTAGTACCAGGTGCTTTTGAAATTCCATTTGCGTTAAAACAAGCTTGTGAGAGTAAAAAATTTGATGGAATTTGTTGTGTTGGAGCGGTAATTCGTGGAAGTACGCCACATTTTGATTATGTAGCAGCTGAAACTACTAAAGGTATAGCAAGTGTGGGGCTTGGAGCTAATGTGCCTGTAAGCTTTGGGGTTTTAACAACTGATACTTTAGAGCAAGCCATAGAAAGAGCAGGTAGTAAAGCAGGTAATAAGGGCTTTGAAGCTATGCTTACTGTGGTTGAAATGCTTAATTTAATCCAAAAAATTAAGGCTTAA
- the pyrF gene encoding orotidine-5'-phosphate decarboxylase, producing the protein MKLCVAFDVTSYDECINLAKELKGLDLWVKIGLRSYLRDGVKLLEAIKKVDNFKIFLDLKLYDIPNTMADACEELAKLDVNMFNIHASAGKSAMCMIMERLNTLSKRPLVLAVSALTSFDEQEFFSVYKQDIKQAVKDFSKISYESGLDGMVCSVYESLLIKENTSTNFITLTPGIRPFKENSDDQKRVADIQCAKDNLSDFIVVGRPIYKAKEPRKICENILEHLK; encoded by the coding sequence ATGAAACTTTGCGTGGCTTTTGATGTGACAAGCTATGATGAGTGTATAAATTTAGCCAAAGAATTAAAAGGTTTAGATCTTTGGGTTAAAATAGGGCTTAGATCGTATTTAAGAGATGGAGTAAAGCTTTTAGAGGCGATTAAAAAAGTGGATAATTTTAAAATCTTTTTAGATTTAAAGCTTTATGATATACCAAATACTATGGCAGATGCTTGTGAAGAACTTGCTAAGCTTGATGTAAATATGTTTAATATCCATGCAAGTGCAGGTAAAAGTGCTATGTGTATGATTATGGAGCGCTTAAATACTTTAAGCAAAAGACCTTTGGTGCTTGCTGTATCTGCTTTAACTAGTTTTGATGAGCAAGAATTTTTTAGTGTATATAAACAAGATATTAAACAAGCTGTTAAGGATTTTTCTAAAATTAGTTATGAAAGCGGTCTTGATGGTATGGTTTGCTCAGTATATGAAAGCTTGCTGATAAAAGAAAATACAAGTACAAATTTTATTACATTAACACCTGGTATCCGTCCGTTTAAAGAAAATTCAGATGATCAAAAAAGAGTAGCTGATATACAGTGTGCTAAGGATAATTTATCAGATTTTATCGTGGTTGGAAGACCTATTTATAAAGCAAAAGAGCCTAGAAAGATTTGCGAGAATATATTAGAGCATTTAAAATAA
- the purH gene encoding bifunctional phosphoribosylaminoimidazolecarboxamide formyltransferase/IMP cyclohydrolase codes for MKALISVSDKEGVVEFASELAKLGFELLSTGGTYKLLKENSLQVQEVSDFTQSPEMFEGRVKTLHPKIHGGILYKREDENHQKQAKEYNIESIDLLCVNLYPFKKTTILTQDFDEIVENIDIGGPAMIRSGAKNFKNVIVVCDILDYDKIIQALKNDTLDLDFRRALMIKAYEHTANYDAYIANYMNERFNGGFGASKFIVGQKVFDTRYGENPHQKGALYEFDDFFTHNFTTLKGEASFNNLTDINAALNLASAFDKAPAVAIVKHANACGFAIKENLLQSYIYALKCDTLSAYGGVVAINGTLDKELAQKINEIYIEVIIAANVDDDALEVFKDKKRIKIFTQKAPFLTRAYDKYDFKHIDGGFVYQDSDEVKEDELKNAVLKSEREANEQELKDLEIAMKIAAFTKSNNVVYVKNGAMVAIGMGMTSRIDAAKAAINKAKEMGLDLQGCVLASEAFFPFRDSIDEASKIGVKAIIEPGGSIRDEDIIQAANEYGIALYFSGIRHFLH; via the coding sequence ATGAAAGCGCTAATTAGTGTCAGCGATAAAGAAGGAGTAGTAGAATTTGCTAGTGAGCTTGCAAAATTAGGTTTTGAGCTTTTATCTACTGGAGGCACTTATAAGCTTTTAAAGGAAAATAGCCTGCAAGTACAAGAAGTTAGTGATTTTACTCAAAGTCCTGAAATGTTTGAAGGGCGTGTAAAAACCTTACATCCAAAAATTCATGGTGGTATTTTGTATAAAAGAGAAGATGAAAACCACCAAAAACAAGCCAAAGAATACAATATAGAAAGTATAGACTTACTTTGTGTGAATTTATATCCTTTTAAAAAAACTACAATTTTAACCCAAGATTTTGATGAGATTGTAGAAAATATTGATATTGGTGGTCCTGCTATGATACGCAGTGGTGCAAAAAACTTTAAAAATGTCATTGTAGTTTGTGATATTTTAGATTATGATAAAATCATACAAGCTTTAAAAAATGATACTTTAGATCTTGATTTTAGAAGAGCATTGATGATCAAAGCTTATGAACACACAGCAAATTATGATGCTTATATAGCAAATTATATGAATGAGCGTTTTAATGGTGGTTTTGGTGCGAGTAAATTTATTGTTGGTCAAAAAGTATTTGATACAAGATATGGGGAAAATCCTCATCAAAAAGGTGCTTTATATGAATTTGATGATTTTTTCACACATAATTTTACAACCTTAAAAGGCGAAGCAAGCTTTAATAATCTAACCGATATTAACGCAGCTTTGAATTTAGCAAGTGCTTTTGACAAAGCTCCAGCAGTAGCCATTGTAAAACATGCAAATGCTTGTGGTTTTGCTATAAAAGAAAACTTACTCCAAAGCTATATCTATGCGCTTAAATGCGATACTTTGAGTGCTTATGGAGGAGTTGTGGCTATCAATGGAACGCTAGATAAAGAATTAGCACAAAAAATCAATGAAATTTATATAGAAGTAATCATTGCAGCAAATGTAGATGATGATGCTTTGGAAGTTTTTAAAGATAAAAAGCGTATTAAAATCTTTACACAAAAAGCGCCATTTTTAACTAGAGCTTATGATAAATATGATTTTAAACACATAGATGGTGGTTTTGTATATCAAGATAGCGATGAAGTCAAAGAAGATGAATTAAAAAATGCAGTATTAAAAAGCGAAAGAGAGGCTAATGAACAAGAATTAAAAGATCTTGAAATAGCTATGAAAATTGCTGCATTTACCAAATCAAACAATGTAGTTTATGTAAAAAATGGAGCTATGGTAGCCATTGGTATGGGTATGACAAGTCGTATTGATGCGGCTAAAGCAGCTATTAATAAGGCCAAGGAAATGGGACTTGATTTGCAAGGTTGTGTTTTAGCAAGCGAGGCTTTCTTTCCATTTAGAGACAGTATAGATGAGGCTAGCAAAATAGGTGTAAAGGCCATTATCGAACCAGGAGGAAGCATAAGAGATGAGGATATCATCCAAGCTGCTAATGAATATGGCATTGCGCTATACTTTAGTGGCATAAGACACTTTTTACATTAA
- a CDS encoding uracil-xanthine permease family protein — MENKTDLIYGLEDRPPFAKAFFAALVHLMAMFVAVITPALLICKGLGVDDVNTARIICMSLFASGVASLLQIKTWGPIGSGLLSIQGTSFNFVAPIILGGLVLKNNGLSQEAMLGAIFGTLMLCSTTEMIISQILPFIRRVISPLVSGIVVMIIGLSLINVGLVSAGGGFAAKASGEFGSLQNLLLAGVVIFSIIVLNRFDNAYIRISSLFIAMIIGLLVAMTFENFSFNFNENLPLMFLPDPLHYGLSIDYNLILPLILVFMVTSLETIGDISATSEVSNQPVKGELYAKRLKGGVLANGFNSFVSAFFNTFPNSCFGQNNGVIALTGVASRYVGFIVAFMLMILGLFPIVADITLQIPEPILGGATLVMFGTIAATGVRIISKENLNRRSIIIIAMSLGIGLGVSNNPDILEFMPMWFKTLFSSGIAAGGITAIILNFVFPLEENNKNKVK, encoded by the coding sequence ATGGAAAATAAAACAGATTTAATTTATGGTTTAGAAGATAGACCGCCTTTTGCTAAAGCTTTTTTTGCTGCTTTGGTGCATTTGATGGCTATGTTTGTGGCTGTGATTACACCTGCTTTATTAATTTGCAAGGGTCTTGGAGTAGATGATGTTAATACAGCTAGAATTATATGCATGTCACTTTTTGCCTCAGGTGTTGCTTCGCTTTTACAGATTAAAACTTGGGGTCCTATAGGGAGTGGACTTTTATCTATTCAAGGGACTAGTTTTAACTTTGTTGCACCTATTATACTAGGTGGGCTTGTTTTAAAAAATAATGGTTTATCGCAAGAAGCAATGCTTGGGGCTATTTTTGGCACTTTAATGCTTTGTTCTACCACTGAAATGATTATTTCTCAAATTTTACCTTTTATTAGAAGAGTGATTTCGCCTTTGGTTTCAGGTATAGTAGTGATGATTATAGGTCTTAGTTTGATTAATGTTGGTCTTGTGAGTGCAGGAGGTGGATTTGCAGCTAAGGCAAGTGGTGAGTTTGGTTCTTTACAAAATTTATTATTGGCTGGAGTTGTGATTTTTAGCATTATTGTTTTAAATCGCTTTGATAATGCATATATAAGAATTTCTTCTTTGTTTATAGCTATGATAATAGGACTTTTAGTGGCTATGACTTTTGAAAATTTTAGTTTTAATTTTAATGAAAATTTACCTTTAATGTTTTTACCCGATCCTTTGCATTATGGTTTGAGTATTGATTATAATCTCATTTTACCTTTGATTTTGGTTTTTATGGTAACTTCTTTAGAGACAATTGGTGATATTAGTGCTACTAGTGAAGTTTCTAATCAGCCAGTTAAAGGTGAGCTTTATGCAAAAAGATTAAAAGGTGGGGTTTTAGCTAATGGTTTTAATTCTTTTGTTTCTGCCTTTTTTAATACTTTTCCAAACTCATGTTTTGGACAAAATAATGGCGTTATAGCCCTAACAGGTGTTGCAAGTCGTTATGTAGGGTTTATTGTAGCTTTTATGTTGATGATTTTGGGTTTATTTCCTATTGTGGCTGATATTACTTTGCAAATTCCAGAGCCTATTTTAGGTGGAGCAACTTTAGTAATGTTTGGCACTATAGCTGCAACGGGAGTTAGGATTATCTCTAAAGAAAATTTAAACCGTCGTTCTATTATCATCATAGCTATGAGTTTGGGTATAGGGCTTGGAGTTTCTAATAATCCTGACATTTTAGAATTTATGCCAATGTGGTTTAAAACTTTATTTTCTTCAGGGATTGCAGCAGGTGGGATTACGGCTATTATTTTAAATTTTGTTTTCCCTCTTGAAGAAAATAATAAAAATAAAGTAAAATAA
- the kdsA gene encoding 3-deoxy-8-phosphooctulonate synthase has product MKKMILIAGPCVIENEELVFKVAQELECFLKDDRIDFYFKSSFDKANRTSINSFRGPGLEKGLEILQKVKDKFGMQILTDIHESSQASIAAEVVDVLQIPAFLCRQTDLLVAAAKTKAKINVKKGQFLNPEDIKYSVAKILQTRGVIEEGFEIAKENGVFVAERGSSFGYGNLVVDMRSLVIMRKYAPVIFDATHSVQMPGINGGSSGGKSEFVEPLARAAAAVGVDGFFFETHLDPCKALCDGPNMLDISRLKNCVDTLLKIQEII; this is encoded by the coding sequence ATGAAAAAAATGATACTAATAGCAGGGCCTTGTGTGATAGAAAATGAAGAGCTTGTTTTTAAGGTTGCACAAGAGCTTGAATGCTTTTTAAAAGATGATAGAATTGATTTTTATTTTAAATCAAGTTTTGATAAGGCAAATAGAACGAGCATTAATAGCTTTAGAGGACCAGGTCTTGAAAAAGGTTTGGAAATTTTACAAAAAGTGAAAGATAAATTTGGCATGCAAATACTTACTGATATTCATGAGAGTTCTCAAGCGAGCATAGCGGCTGAGGTTGTAGATGTTTTACAAATTCCAGCCTTTTTATGCAGGCAAACTGATTTATTAGTGGCTGCTGCTAAAACAAAGGCTAAAATAAATGTAAAAAAAGGGCAATTTTTAAATCCTGAAGATATTAAATACAGCGTAGCTAAAATTTTACAAACTAGAGGCGTTATCGAAGAAGGTTTTGAAATAGCCAAAGAAAATGGTGTTTTTGTAGCTGAGAGAGGTTCAAGTTTTGGCTATGGAAATTTGGTTGTTGATATGAGAAGTTTGGTTATCATGAGAAAATACGCTCCTGTTATTTTTGATGCTACTCATAGTGTGCAAATGCCAGGAATAAATGGTGGAAGTAGTGGAGGTAAAAGTGAATTTGTAGAGCCTTTAGCAAGAGCTGCAGCTGCTGTTGGCGTGGATGGATTTTTCTTTGAAACTCATCTTGATCCTTGCAAAGCTTTGTGTGATGGACCAAATATGCTTGATATTTCAAGACTTAAAAATTGTGTTGATACGCTTTTAAAAATTCAAGAAATCATTTAA